The following coding sequences are from one Eucalyptus grandis isolate ANBG69807.140 chromosome 11, ASM1654582v1, whole genome shotgun sequence window:
- the LOC104426205 gene encoding protein STICHEL-like 2, with translation MMDGRRHSVEIPISRALVALRRVRSLRDPSTNSMSKFSALIENANWETNSNNGISLRFINSPQEGASVDKGLVGKGHDIKCLDEDDVNPTPRKSKLVNCENRCFVGDACDPTWNAPSGELDFCSKKQEELIGLTNEVYRHDTTDKGLDLVCVTPSNRMEDVDSCSEMSMGSSRAEKIKHTASERKSQYRIQRRLGGVVGDVESCAGTPRNMGIDAYLGGSSRSPSLFANEVDADDYSRDGCSVSCCWSGTPKFKRSIALSDVEDRPLLVEDVNEANQYGWRDICRENGNTLYSNTQKRLGQRSKPKFFNELVGQDVVAKSLHGSVSTGKIPSVYLFHGPRGTGKTSASRVLAAALNCLMLKEQGPCGFCRECTVLFSGWSRDIKEVDSLIINRTNRLRSMLKNAAIPPVSSRYKVFIIDECQLLRAETWAMILTSLEKLPQHVVFIMITSELDKLPRSALSRSQRYHFPKIKDADIANRLGEICIEEGLDFDQVAMEFIAAKSNGSLREGEMMLDQLSLLGKRITMSLAYELMGTVSDDELLDLLDLALSSDTSNTVIRARELMRSRIDPMQLISQLANLIMDILSGQSQELNSEARRKFSNIHTSEADLRKLSHALKLLSETEKQLRMSKNQTTWLTVALLQLSSADSSSLDERDSKYCPRNMEKDIDGDCCSRPSTEESKKHFIHCSCDCGESCILDAQVNYRERLDSIWKRAMELCQSKALKNFLMKHGSMSSLHLDQGIAVAKLDFSHPDYVTRAEKSWKLIASSLQSILGRNVEIRINYVPCAAESQRVKVKRPSFSLFSCSRRMLQKTRTIVEQGSDSDYSDSTCDKYTTRAKANLACPSDCRSPMLHVCDHRIGAVSTLRNADGNFLSIGTDMSRRSSHDLEGHLPDPEFDCSGREVICCRHRVISGREPEVQSNCFPRVMKAQKTSNVPDARQMICHDMPEEKKLGLSIPGQTSTETLSFADEQFLFCRTDAYTSVSRDTDTRRQSPDVLCWRTPILPLRKACERRHDRQRAHFVEWVLPCGAAK, from the exons atgatggatGGTAGGCGGCATTCGGTCGAGATTCCTATTTCCAGAGCTCTTGTGGCGCTTAGGAGAGTGAGGTCACTCAGGGATCCTTCGACGAATTCCATGAGCAAGTTTTCTGCTTTGATCGAGAATGCTAATTGGGAAACCAATTCAAATAATGGGATATCTCTCCGGTTTATAAACAGTCCCCAAGAAGGCGCCTCTGTTGACAAGGGTCTAGTGGGAAAGGGCCATGATATAAAATGCTTGGATGAAGATGATGTTAATCCAACACCGAGGAAGTCTAAGTTAGTTAATTGTGAGAATCGCTGCTTTGTTGGCGATGCATGCGATCCAACTTGGAATGCACCTTCAGGAGAGCTGGATTTTTGCAGTAAAAAGCAAGAAGAGCTTATTGGGCTAACAAATGAAGTGTATCGGCATGATACTACAGACAAAGGGCTGGACTTAGTCTGCGTAACTCCTAGCAATCGTATGGAGGATGTCGATTCGTGTAGTGAGATGTCAATGGGATCATCTCGAGCAGAAAAGATCAAACATACTGCTTCAGAACGAAAATCTCAGTACAGGATCCAGAGAAGATTGGGCGGTGTTGTTGGTGACGTCGAAAGTTGTGCAGGTACTCCAAGAAATATGGGAATTGATGCTTATCTAGGAGGTTCAAGCCGTAGCCCGTCATTGTTTGCTAATGAAGTTGATGCGGATGATTACTCTCGGGATGGATGCAGCGTTAGCTGCTGCTGGTCAGGGACCCCGAAATTCAAGAGGTCAATTGCTTTATCCGATGTTGAAGACAGGCCTCTGTTAGTTGAGGATGTGAATGAGGCAAATCAATATGGATGGAGAGATATTTGCAGAGAAAATGGAAATACTCTGTATTCAAATACACAAAAGCGACTTGGTCAAAGGTCAAAgcctaaatttttcaatgaattgGTTGGTCAAGATGTAGTAGCGAAGTCTCTACACGGTTCTGTATCTACAGGAAAAATACCCTCCGTATATCTCTTCCATGGCCCCCGTGGCACTGGCAAGACTTCTGCTTCGAGAGTTCTTGCTGCTGCACTAAATTGCCTTATGTTGAAGGAGCAAGGACCATGTGGATTCTGCAGAGAATGCACAGTTCTCTTTTCTGGATGGAGCAGAGACATTAAGGAGGTGGATTCTTTGATAATAAACCGCACAAATAGACTTCGATCCATGTTGAAAAATGCGGCCATTCCCCCAGTTTCTTCACGCTACAAGGTTTTCATCATCGATGAATGCCAATTGTTGCGTGCAGAGACGTGGGCTATGATTCTGACTAGCCTAGAGAAACTTCCCCAGCACGTTGTGTTTATTATGATCACTTCTGAGCTTGACAAGCTGCCAAGAAGTGCCTTGTCACGTTCTCAAAGATATCACTTTCCAAAGATAAAGGATGCAGATATTGCCAACAGATTGGGTGAAATTTGCATAGAAGAGGGTCTGGACTTTGATCAAGTTGCCATGGAATTTATTGCTGCCAAATCAAATGGTTCCCTTCGGGAAGGAGAAATGATGCTCGATCAGCTCAGTTTACTTGGGAAAAGAatcacaatgtccttggcctaTGAGCTC ATGGGAACTGTATCTGATGATGAATTGCTTGATTTGCTTGATCTAGCTTTATCTTCTGACACTTCCAATACAGTCATAAGAGCTCGGGAGTTGATGAGATCAAGAATTGACCCAATGCAACTGATATCACAGTTGGCAAATCttatcatggatattctctcgGGTCAGTCTCAGGAACTAAATTCAGAAGCCCGCAGGAAGTTTTCGAACATTCACACCT CGGAAGCTGACTTGCGTAAATTGAGTCATGCTTTGAAGTTACTTTCCGAAACTGAGAAGCAATTGAGGATGTCAAAGAATCAAACAACGTGGCTCACAGTGGCGCTGCTACAACTAAGTTCTGCAGATTCTTCCTCTTTGGATGAACGTGATTCGAAATATTGTCCTCGGAACATGGAGAAGG ATATAGATGGCGACTGTTGCAGCAGACCCTCTACAGAAGAGAGCAAGAAGCATTTCATCCATTGTTCATGTGATTGTGGTGAATCGTGTATATTGGATGCACAGGTAAACTACAGGGAAAGGCTGGATTCTATCTGGAAAAGGGCTATGGAACTATGTCAGTCAaaggctttgaagaattttctgatGAAACATGGAAGTATGTCCTCTCTTCATTTGGATCAAG GTATTGCAGTTGCTAAGTTGGACTTCAGTCATCCTGACTATGTGACAAGGGCTGAGAAATCATGGAAATTGATTGCCAGTTCACTTCAGTCCATCCTTGGCCGTAATGTAGAGATTAGAATCAATTATGTACCTTGTGCAGCGGAATCACAGCGTGTAAAAGTGAAAAGGCCATCTTTTAGTTTGTTCAGCTGCTCCCGCAGAATGCTGCAGAAAACACGGACAATTGTTGAACAAGGAAGTGATTCTGATTATTCTGACTCTACCTGTGACAAGTACACAACTAGGGCAAAAGCAAATCTAGCGTGCCCTTCTGATTGCAGATCTCCAATGCTGCATGTATGTGATCACCGAATTGGAGCAGTAAGCACCTTAAGAAATGCCGACGGAAACTTTCTAAGTATTGGTACAGACATGTCCCGGAGGTCATCACACGACCTGGAGGGCCATCTGCCGGATCCAGAGTTTGATTGTTCAGGAAGAGAGGTGATCTGCTGTAGACACCGTGTAATCTCTGGCCGAGAGCCAGAAGTTCAGTCAAACTGTTTCCCCCGTGTTATGAAGGCTCAGAAGACGTCAAATGTGCCTGACGCTCGACAGATGATCTGCCACGATATGCCTGAGGAAAAGAAGCTTGGTTTGTCCATCCCTGGGCAAACGTCTACAGAGACGTTAAGCTTCGCGGAcgaacaatttcttttctgcCGTACGGATGCTTATACGAGTGTCTCCAGGGACACTGATAC GAGAAGGCAAAGTCCAGATGTTCTTTGTTGGCGAACCCCAATATTGCCACTTAGGAAG GCATGCGAAAGGAGGCACGATAGACAACGCGCTCACTTCGTCGAGTGGGTGCTTCCCTGCGGCGCTGCCAAGTAG
- the LOC104426206 gene encoding BTB/POZ and TAZ domain-containing protein 1 translates to MQKYGIHLLALSHVYLVPQLKQRCTRALIRQLTVENVVDVLQLARLCDAPDLYLRCLKLAHAHFESVEATEGWKFLQKHDPWLELEILQFIDEAELRKKKRRRNKEDQSLYLELSEAMECLEHICTEGCTSVGPCDAEPLMKKEPCGKFTICRGIQLSIKHFATCEKRVGGGCSRCKSMWQLLRLHSSICDQPDSCRVPLCRQFKLRMHQEKRKDNARWKQLAKKVISAKVLSSLSQPKRKRAEDLREEVSDRSIRSMRLPTIASH, encoded by the exons ATGCAGAAGTACGGGATCCACCTGCTGGCGCTGTCCCACGTGTACCTGGTCCCGCAGCTGAAGCAGCGGTGCACCAGGGCGCTGATCCGGCAGCTGACGGTCGAGAACGTGGTGGACGTGCTGCAGCTGGCGAGGCTGTGCGACGCCCCCGATCTCTACCTCAGGTGCCTGAAGCTGGCCCACGCCCATTTCGAGTCCGTGGAGGCGACCGAGGGCTGGAAGTTCCTGCAGAAACACGACCCGTGGCTCGAGCTCGAGATCTTGCAGTTCATTGACGAAGCTGAATTG aggaagaagaagaggaggaggaacaaGGAGGACCAGAGCCTGTATCTGGAGTTGAGCGAGGCCATGGAGTGCTTAGAGCATATATGCACGGAGGGCTGCACGAGTGTCGGCCCATGCGATGCCGAACCCCTGATGAAGAAGGAGCCGTGCGGCAAGTTCACCATCTGCCGCGGGATCCAGCTCTCAATCAAGCATTTCGCGACCTGCGAGAAACGGGTCGGTGGAGGTTGCTCGAGATGCAAGAGCATGTGGCAGCTTCTCAGATTGCACTCTTCGATCTGTGACCAGCCCGATTCTTGCCGGGTTCCCCTTTGCAG GCAATTCAAATTGCGAATGCATCAAGAGAAGAGGAAAGACAATGCCCGTTGGAAGCAGCTGGCGAAGAAAGTCATCTCGGCAAAGGTCCTATCCTCCCTGTCTCAGCCCAAGAGGAAGAGAGCAGAGGACCTGAGAGAGGAAGTAAGTGATCGCAGCATCAGAAGCATGAGATTGCCGACAATCGCGAGCCATTAG
- the LOC104426207 gene encoding vignain yields MELKKLFLVALALVSILGIAESFDFHERELASDDSLWDLYERWRSHHTVSRSLHDKNERFNVFKHNVMHVHRVNKQDKPYKLKLNKFADMTNHEFRSLYAGSKINHHRMFRGAQRGSESFMYKDFAPVPPSVDWRKKGAVADVKNQGHCGSCWAFSTVAAVEGINYLRTNKLLSLSEQELVDCDNTQNQGCNGGLMDIAFEFIKQKGGITSESNYPYQASNGTCDAAKENSPVVSIDGHENVPANDEDALQKAVANQPVSVAIEASGADFQFYSEGVFTGSCGTHLDHGVAIVGYGSTLQGTKYWIVRNSWGPEWGEKGYLRMERGIEAKEGLCGIAMEASYPIKNSSDNPAGVSSPVKDEL; encoded by the exons ATGGAGCTTAAGAAACTCTTCTTAGTTGCCCTGGCGCTCGTGTCGATCCTCGGGATCGCCGAGAGCTTCGACTTCCACGAGAGGGAGCTGGCGTCGGATGACAGCCTGTGGGACCTGTACGAGCGGTGGCGGAGCCACCACACGGTGTCCCGGAGCCTCCACGACAAGAACGAGCGGTTCAACGTGTTCAAGCACAACGTCATGCACGTCCACCGGGTGAACAAGCAGGACAAGCCCTACAAGCTGAAGCTCAACAAGTTCGCCGACATGACCAACCATGAGTTCAGGAGCTTGTACGCGGGGTCGAAGATCAACCACCACAGGATGTTCCGGGGCGCGCAACGTGGCTCCGAGAGCTTCATGTACAAGGACTTCGCTCCAGTGCCCCCATCCGTCGACTGGAGGAAGAAGGGCGCAGTCGCCGACGTCAAGAACCAAGGCCACTGCG GTAGTTGCTGGGCGTTTTCGACCGTGGCAGCGGTCGAGGGAATCAATTACTTGAGGACGAACAAGCTCCTCTCTCTTTCCGAGCAAGAGCTGGTGGACTGCGACAACACACAAAACCAAGGGTGCAACGGCGGGCTCATGGATATTGCATTCGAATTCATCAAGCAGAAGGGAGGCATCACGTCCGAGTCGAATTACCCTTACCAAGCAAGCAATGGGACCTGTGACGCTGCCAAG GAGAATTCCCCGGTGGTGTCGATCGATGGACATGAAAATGTTCCCGCCAACGACGAGGATGCGTTGCAGAAGGCGGTCGCTAATCAGCCTGTGTCTGTGGCCATAGAAGCAAGCGGTGCAGATTTTCAATTCTACTCCGAG GGTGTATTCACTGGAAGCTGTGGCACACACCTAGATCACGGAGTCGCGATTGTTGGCTACGGGAGCACTCTCCAGGGGACCAAGTACTGGATCGTGAGGAACTCCTGGGGTCCAGAATGGGGCGAGAAGGGCTACCTAAGGATGGAGCGTGGGATCGAAGCTAAGGAAGGGCTGTGCGGCATAGCCATGGAGGCCTCATACCCCATCAAGAACTCCTCAGATAATCCCGCCGGAGTTTCGTCTCCCGTCAAGGATGAACTCTAG
- the LOC104426208 gene encoding alpha/beta hydrolase domain-containing protein 17B, translating into MGGVTSSMAAKFAFFPPNPPSYRIITDHATGLLLLDCFPHRENVDVLRLTTRRGTEIAAVYVRYPMATSTLLYSHGNATDIGQMYELFVDLSIHLKVNLMGYDYSGYGQSSGKPSENNTYADIEAAFKCLKENYGAKEEDIILYGQSVGSGPTVDLAARLPRLRAVVLHSPILSGLRVMYPVKRTYWFDIYKNIDKIPLVKCPVLVIHGTADEVVDFSHGKQLWELCQEKYDPLWLIDGNHCNLEAHPEYIRHLKKFILTVEKSPSRRSSSRKSIDGVEHSRRSTEYFDAPRKSTDRREKSRKSTDKPEKLRVPNHKYSNVERPDKFRIPFDHVERSRRSVEFYEKPRRSIDQQVEKGRKSVDCLDRFRSG; encoded by the exons ATGGGTGGAGTCACTTCATCCATGGCGGCGAAATTCGCCTTCTTCCCGCCGAACCCACCTTCCTACCGGATAATTACGGACCATGCCACCGGGCTCTTGCTCCTGGACTGCTTCCCCCACCGCGAGAACGTCGACGTCCTCCGCCTGACGACGCGGCGGGGCACGGAGATCGCCGCCGTGTACGTGAGGTACCCCATGGCCACCTCCACGCTGCTCTACTCCCACGGCAATGCCACGGACATTGGCCAGATGTACGAGCTCTTCGTTGATTTGAGCATCCACCTCAAAGTTAATCTCATGGG GTACGACTATTCTGGTTACGGGCAATCGTCGGGAAAG CCAAGTGAGAACAATACATATGCAGATATTGAAGCTGCATTCAAGTGTCTTAAAGAGAATTACGGTGCTAAGGAGGAAGACATCATTCTTTATGGCCAGTCAGTTGGAAGTGGGCCCACTGTGGATCTCGCAGCTCGCTTACCTCGTCTAAGAGCTGTTGTTCTGCATAGTCCAATTCTATCTGGGTTGAGGGTCATGTACCCTGTCAAACGCACATATTGGTTCGACATCTACAAG AATATTGACAAAATCCCGCTGGTGAAGTGTCCAGTGCTGGTTATCCAC GGAACAGCAGATGAAGTAGTTGATTTCTCTCACGGTAAGCAACTATGGGAACTGTGTCAGGAGAAATACGATCCCTTGTGGCTCATAGATGGAAATCATTGTAACTTAGAGGCGCACCCAGAGTACATCAGACATCTTAAGAAGTTCATATTAACAGTCGAGAAATCACCTTCTCGAAGGAGTAGTTCAAGGAAAAGCATAGACGGGGTGGAGCATTCGAGGAGGAGCACAGAATATTTTGATGCTCCAAGGAAGAGTACCGACCGGAGGGAGAAATCAAGAAAGAGTACAGACAAGCCCGAAAAGCTTAGAGTGCCAAACCACAAGTACAGTAATGTGGAGAGGCCAGATAAGTTTAGAATACCCTTTGACCACGTGGAGAGATCTCGGAGGAGTGTGGAGTTTTATGAGAAACCCCGAAGGAGTATCGACCAGCAGGTCGAAAAAGGGCGCAAGAGTGTCGACTGTTTGGACAGATTCCGTTCTGGGTAA
- the LOC104426209 gene encoding protein JINGUBANG yields the protein MQQNQMTLNHQCLTSFKTLTPHLSCLAANRNLLYAAAFNQVHVFDLSTRVHVDSFNAAKPSSGSIKSIAFSGSKVFTAHQDRKIRVWQIMGAPSRGHRLLSSLPTLKDRLMRFILPKNYVHVRRHKKRLWIEHSDTVSCLAVNEGLMYSVSWDKSLKVWDACENKCLESVNKAHDDAVNAVVVSDDGTVYTASADGAIRVWEKEEKERRHRLMHVLERHKSSVNALALKDTGGDGLVLFSGGSDRSIGVWRRDDGCDRMEFREALWGHGGAILCLTIVGNDMLLSGSSDRTVRVWRRGEEGGGYLCVGMMGKHERPVKSLVRVSTSTDDASENDENDAITVCSGSLDGEIKLWEISA from the coding sequence ATGCAGCAAAACCAAATGACACTGAACCACCAATGTCTCACCTCCTTCAAAACCCTAACGCCCCACCTCAGCTGCCTCGCGGCCAACCGCAACCTCCTCTATGCTGCCGCCTTCAACCAAGTCCACGTCTTCGACTTATCGACCCGAGTCCATGTCGACTCCTTTAACGCCGCCAAACCCTCCTCTGGCTCCATCAAATCCATCGCCTTCTCCGGCTCCAAAGTCTTTACTGCCCACCAAGACCGCAAGATCCGTGTGTGGCAAATCATGGGGGCGCCATCGAGAGGACACCGCCTCCTGTCTTCTCTGCCAACCCTCAAAGACCGTTTGATGCGTTTTATCTTGCCCAAGAACTACGTTCATGTGAGGCGCCACAAGAAGCGGCTCTGGATCGAGCATAGCGACACCGTCTCTTGTCTGGCTGTCAACGAGGGTTTGATGTATTCAGTCTCATGGGACAAGAGCTTGAAAGTGTGGGACGCGTGCGAGAACAAGTGCTTGGAGTCCGTGAATAAAGCACACGACGATGCCGTCAATGCTGTGGTGGTTTCCGATGACGGGACGGTTTACACGGCATCGGCCGATGGAGCAATTAGGGTatgggagaaggaggagaaagagaggaggcACAGGTTGATGCACGTGTTGGAGAGGCACAAATCCAGTGTCAACGCGCTTGCACTGAAAGACACTGGCGGCGACGGACTTGTCTTGTTCTCGGGGGGTTCCGACCGTTCCATTGGGGTGTGGCGAAGAGATGACGGCTGTGATCGGATGGAATTTCGGGAGGCGCTGTGGGGTCATGGAGGGGCCATATTGTGCTTGACCATCGTCGGCAATGACATGTTGCTCAGCGGATCGAGCGATCGGACGGTGAGGGTCTGGCGACGAGGCGAGGAGGGTGGTGGGTATCTTTGCGTGGGAATGATGGGAAAGCATGAAAGGCCGGTGAAGTCGCTGGTGAGAGTTTCGACTTCAACAGATGATGCTTCTGAGAATGATGAGAACGATGCGATCACGGTTTGCAGCGGAAGTCTCGATGGAGAGATTAAGCTATGGGAGATTTCTGCTTAA